From the Candidatus Atribacteria bacterium genome, the window ATAGATGAAATGCCAAAAGAGGTTATCTCGAGCAAAGAAGCGAAGCCAACCGAAGAAAAACCGAAAAAAGCGGTGTCAACCAAAGATGATTTTTGGATTCCAGGGTATGAAGGAACAAACGGAGAAAACCCTTCCGGGGGCAAGAGCAAAACCAAAAAATATAAAAAAAATAAAAGAAAATAAATTTGCAGTGTAGATGCATCAGATACAAAAGAGGGAGTAGACTTGAAAAATACTAATAACTCTAAATTAAGTTTTCAAAGGAAAGCCCAAACCACCCTGGAGAAAATAGTAAATCTTATTATAGAGGATGGAGAAGTACAGGCAATTGACCATGAAGAAGCCGATACCATTGTTTTAGGAATAAAAACCTCTAATCCCGGAGTATTAATTGGAAGACATGGACATACACTTGATGCCCTTCAATATATTGTAAACATAATTGCTAATAAAGAAATTGAAGAATCCGAACGAAGGAAGATAATGGTTGATATTGAAGGGTACAAGGAAAGAAGAGAAGACATTGTATCCAATTATGCTCGCGAAAAAGCCGAAATAGCGAAAAAGAACGGAAAAAAGGTTGCTCTTTGTTATATGAATGCAGTGGAAAGAAGGATTGTTCACCTTGTTTTACAAGGGGAGCCCCTGCTAAGCACCTATAGCGAAGGGACAGAGCCTTTTAGAAGAGTTATCATAGTACCGAAAGAAAACATAAACAATAATAACAACCAAGAAGAAGAATAATAATCGAGAATTATTAATAAGCATAAAAAGTTAGATATTATCTCCAGGATAAATATTGATCTTTTTATGCTTTTTCTTTTCGGACCACTTATTGTGGGAAGAAAGAAGAAAAATTATTTTAAAATAACAGGACAGGCTTCTTGTTTCCATAGCAATAATTAAATAATTGGAATATAATATTAGCAAAAACATAAGGGGTAAAAATTAGTTCGTATTCCTCACCCGGGAGTAGGTGGTGTCGCGAGCTTGTAGAAAATTACTTTATAACGAAACACCCGGCATGAAATAAAAACTTACCTAAAGAAACTGTAAATTCTGAATTGTGGCATTCTGTTTAAATTACAACTGATTTAGAAGGAAGAATCTGTTAACCGACTGCGCTATACTATTTAAAAGAATAACGCTAACCGCCCGCCATCAATTAAAAAAGGAGAATATTCATGAAATTTTGGGAAAATGATACTATTGCTGCTATTTCTACCCCAATGGGCGAAAGTGGAATCGGTATTGTCAGAGTAAGTGGCCCAAAAACCTTAGAAATAGCCCAAGAAGTATTCAGAGATAGAAACTTAAACAAAACAAAGGTGAAAAATTTCTTGAGCCATACTGTTCATTATGGATTTTTAATTGATCCGAGAAACGGAGAGAAAGTTGACGAGATCATTCTGATTTTAATGAAAAAACCCCAAACTTATACCCGGGAAGATACCGTTGAATTTAATTGTCATGGAGGTTCGCTCTCTCTCAGGAAAGCACTGGAAACAATTATTAGTTGCGGGGCAAGAATAGCTGATCCGGGAGAATTTACCAAGAGAGCCTTTTTAAACGGGAGGATTGATTTGAGTCAGGCAGAAGCGGTTATCGATCTAATTCAAGCTAAGACCGAAAGAAGTTTAAGTTCTTCATTAGCTCAATTAGGAGGAAGCCTAAATAAAAAGATTAAAGATATGAGAAAAAGATTAGTAAGAATTTCTACCGAAATTGAAGCACCTATGGATTTTCCCGACCAAGATATTGAAGAGAAAAGTCCAAAAAAGATAGAAGAAGATATCAATTGTATATTAAAGGAAATTAATTTTCTTATCGAGACGCTGGCTTATGGGAAAATACTCAAAGAAGGGATAAACGCCCTCATCGTTGGCAAGGCTAATGTAGGTAAATCAAGCCTTTTTAATACTTTGTTAAAAGAAAACCGTGCAATTGTTACCCACTTACCAGGTACGACAAGAGACGCCATTGAAGAGTTTATTAATATTCAGGGAATAGCTTTTAAAATTATAGACACCGCAGGACTTAAACCCCCAGAAAATATTATTGAAAAGATAAGTATTAAAAAGATGATGAAATATTTAAAAGAAGCTCAATTAATATTAGTGATGTTTGATGCAAGCACTCCCTTGTCCCTGGAGGACAAAGAAATAATCAAAGAAATTAATAAGGAAAACTATAAAAAAAATAAGGTGATAGTTATTGAAAATAAAATAGATTTGGGCGAGAAAATTGATCAAGGGAATCTATTGGGTCTATTAGACGTTAAAGACAGCATAAAGATGTCTTTAAAAGAAAAAATCGGCATAGAAGAGTTAGAGGAAAAATTGTTCAGGACCGCCATGGAGGGATTGGTAATACCGGAAAACGGGGTGGTTATCAATAATATAAGACAGGCAAATCAACTAAAGATGGCAAAAAAAGCTTTAGAACAAGTATTGTTAGGCTTAAAAAGGAAAATAACCTATGATTTTTTGACAGTCGACTTAAAAGATGCCCTGGACTCTCTCGGTGAAATAACCGGAGATTCGGTTAGTGATGAAATGGTTAGCGATATATTCTCTCGTTTTTGTATAGGAAAATAACCGATTAATTTTGCCTGATACAAAAAATATTTTCAGGAAAAAAGAATGTTCCACGTGGAACATTTCAAAAAAATGAAATGTGAATAAACTGTGGAAAACTTAAAATTTTTAAGAAACTAACCTTTTTTGCACCCTCTTCAAGTAAACTAAATTACTACTTATTAAAAAAAAGACAAATTCCACTTATGTAAACTATTTAATTACCGTATTTGCATCAGCCGACCATTTCCCTATAAATTAATAAAGATTTTTAATTGTAGTTTTTAAATATTTGAACTAAGATAGATTTAAATCATGGTTTTTTCTATATTTTTTATCAATGTGGAGAAATTGTGGAAAAGTAATACTATCCGATAGTAAATAGTGAACAGGCGTTAGCATATAATATGTAATATAGTGCAGAAAAAAATCGTAAAACAAAATTCGAACCTCACTCAGATTAGCCGTTTAGTAAATTATCCAGGTTAATTGGCGATCATTTAAAGAGGAGATTTATTTTTTGGATAAAGAATACAAAAATATATTAGTTCATGGTGCGCAAAAAATGGGAATTAAACTGAATACAGAACAGATTAGAAAATTTTCCCTATATTTAAAACTATTATCCCAATGGAATAAAAAAATAAACTTAACTTCTTTAAAAACACCACAGGAAATAATCGTGAAGCATTTTTTGGATTCTCTTAGCTGTATAAAGGCACTCAATAATTATACTAATTTAGAGAACGCCAGTATTATTGATGTTGGTACAGGCGCGGGTTTCCCAGGCCTACCGGTTAAAATAGTTTCCCCTTCAATCAGCTTATCACTTTTGGAAGCGAAAAAGAAAAAGATCATATTTTTAAATGAAATTAAACAAGAAATAAATTTTCAAAAAGTTGAGGTGCTTACCGGACGCGCAGAAACCTTTGGGAAACACCCGGATTATAGACAGAAATTTGATATCGTATTATCTAGGGCATTGGCTTCCTTGAGCACTTTGAGCGAATATTGTCTTCCCCTGGCAAGAGTGGGAGGGTTGTTTGTGGCACAAAAGGGTCGAGCGTATCAGGAAGAAACTAATAAAGCTCTCCGGGCAATTCAGCTTTTAGGCGGAGAACTAATTGGAGTGGAAAATCTAATAATTCCTTTTATGGACCAGGAAAGACATCTTTTAATAATAAAAAAAATAAAAGATACACCTTTGGAGTATCCCAGAAAAGAGGGCATTCCCCAAAAAAGACCTTTGTAATTTTGAAATATTTTTGATAATATAGTCTATATACGGAGTATCCTTAGTCGTCCGAGGTTGGCCAATTGCTTTATTCTTCAGTTAGCCAAAGATTGGCTGGCCAGCAAAAGACCGAGCAAAGACAGGACCAGAGGGAAGATTTTTGCCTGTTTATGAATAAAAGTGTGAGCTATAACTCATAAGCTCGAGAAAAGAAATTGCTCAAAACATTTTTCAATAGATTGATCTACTTTCACAGCAAATTCTTGGCAATTATATAAACATGGTAATTCAAGAAATAGTTTATTTTGTCTCTGTTTTGTACGCATTCTTTAATAAATAAAAAGTTGTTTGTTAAATATAAATCACCCTACCGATGAACGGGAGTACAATAAATAACCGTTCCACGTGGAACATTGATATTCGAACAAATGTTCAATAGCCATTACCAGTTCATTTATAATTTAATTTTAGATAACTTACGTCTCGTATTAAAAAGTAGACCATCATCCACTTACAATTAGCTTTTAATCCGTTTAATCTGATTTTTGTCTGGATCATTATTTTTAGGAGAATATCTATGACCAAAGTTTTGGCAATTACCAACCAAAAAGGCGGAGTAGGCAAAACAACCACCGCGGTAAATCTATGCACTTCTATAGCCTTATATAAAAGAAAAACTTTATTGATTGACATAGATCCTCAGGGGAATGCCAGCACCGGAATAGGCCTGGATAAAGCAAAAGTTAAAAGATGTATTTACGATGTCTTGATTAATCAAGCTCCGGCAAAGGAAATTGTTGTAGAAACTCAAATAAAAAATTTGGATATTTTACCTTCTACTATACAATTAGCAGGAGCAGAAATAGAATTGGTTAACTATATTTCCCGGGAAAATAAACTAAAGCACGCTATCAAGCCCATCAAAGATGATTATAATTATATCATCATTGATTGTCCGCCTTCTCTGGGTCTTTTAACCTTAAACTCTCTTACTGCTGCTGATGCGGTTATTATTCCTATTCAATGTGAATATTATGCCCTAGAAGGCATTGGGCAATTACTAAATACCATCAATCTGGTCAGAGAAAATCTAAATTCATCTTTGGAAATCGAAGGAATCTTACTGACCATGTATGATAGTCGAACAAATCTTTCACGCGATGTGGTTAAAGAAGTTCAAAAATATTTCCAGGGAAAGATATTTACAGCAGTTGTTCCGCGAAATGTCAGAGTGAGTGAAGCCCCCAGCTATGGCAAGCCCGTTGTTTTATATGACGTAAAATCTAAAGGAGCAATAGCTTATAAAAAATTAGCCCGAGAGGTGATATCAAATGGTTAAAAGAGGATTGGGAAAAGGGTTAGAAGCTCTTATCCCCAAAGCTGAACAAAAAGAAAAAGGATTTGTGGTTGAGATAGACCTGGAAGATCTGACCCCCAACCTTTTTCAGCCTCGTAAAAATTTTGATCAAGAAAAAATGGAGGAATTGAAAGAATCCCTTAAAAAGCACGGAATGATTCAACCCATTGTAGTAAGGAAGACGGCTAACGGATATGAGATTGTAGCCGGAGAGCGTCGATTAAAGGCAGCCAAAGAGATTGGCCTAAAGAAGATACCGGCAATTATTATGAACCTTAACAATGAAAAAAGCTTGGAAATTGCCTTAGTTGAAAATATTCAGAGAGAGGATCTTAATCCTATTGAGCAGGCTAATGCCTTCAAAAGATTGGTGGACGAATTTAACCTTACTCAGCAAGAATTAGCGGAAGCAACCGGAAAGAGCAGGACATTGGTTACCAATACCATCCGGCTGTTAAAACTGAATCCGGAGATACAAAAAAACATCTCGGAGGGGAAAATATCTTTTGGTCATGCCAAATTATTATTAAGTATCGAAGATGAAGAGCTGCAAAAGGCAGTGTGTAACAGAATAATAGCTAATGGATTATCGGTAAGAGACGCAGAGCATCTGGTTAAGAATATCGAAAAAGCACAAAAAAAACCATTTAAAGTTAAAAATATTACCATTGAACGCTTCCCAGAGGTAGAGGGAAGATTAAGAGATGCGTTAGGGACCAAAATAAGCATATTATATGACGGAAGAAAAGGAAAGATAAATATAGAATTTTATAACAAAGAAGATTTGAGGAGAATCACTGATCTATTACTAAAAGAAAGATAAACAATAAGTAAATTTTTAAATATCGCCTATCGAGAATAGTGTAATAATGAGCAATTTGATTGACTCCTCTGGCAGATAACTAAGGGATTAAGATACCATCATTGGAGAGCTTAAGTCCTAACCATAGAAAGTAAACATAAACAAGAAATAGAAAGGATGGATTAAAATGAGTAAAGATAGTTTTAATAATTTAGTTTTTGTTTTGTTTGTAGCAATTACGGTTTTTATCTCTGGGATTTTTTTAGCCCTTTTTTTTAGACTGTTTTCCCTGGAAAGTTTTTTCTTCAAAACAAATTACTTGATCTATTCCAATTTTCTTAACCAAATTATTCTGGGCGTAATAGGAGTATCGTTAATTGTTTTCGCTGTTTATTTGATCTGGCAAAAAGCTCAGATAGGCAAGGGAAATTTATCAGTAGTTCAGAAGACCTCGCTTGGAGAAATTAAAATTTCTATTGGGTCTATAAAATACTTAGTCCAAAAGGTAGTTAAAGGGATGTCAGAAATTACAGAAACAAAACCAGAGATTAATATTATAAAGCCCGGGGGAATAAAGATGGATCTTCATCTTGCTGTAAAGCAGGACATAAACATTCCCGAGCTTTCGGAGAAAATTCAGCGCAAATTAAAGGCATATCTCTTGGATACATGTGGAATAGAAGCCAAAGAGATAAAAATTCACGTAGATAAAATATTTTATGAAGACCAAAAATAGATTAGGAATCTTTTAAAAGGGCGGTGAGGAAATGCCATATATGCAGGCTATTAAGAAAAATCCCCAAGAACAAAAATTAGGAAACGTAACGGTTTCCAAAGAAGTAGTTGCCGTAATTGCTGCTTTAGAAACCATAAAAACTAAAGGTGTAGTCGGTATTACCAGTGGGTACAGAGGCAAATTGGCCAATATATTGTCCCGTAAGGACTGTGCTAAAGGGGTAGAAGTAGGAATGAAGGCGGGAGAAACGACTATTACCATTCCTATTATTACCGCTTACGAAGTAGGAATTTTTAAAGTAGCTGAAGAGGTACAACATAAAGTAAAAAATGCCGTTTGCTCCCTGACCGGATTGAAAGTTACCAAGGTTGATATTAATATCCAGGGGATTAAATTTAAAGAAAAAACAGAGAAACCAAGAAAAGA encodes:
- a CDS encoding ParA family protein → MTKVLAITNQKGGVGKTTTAVNLCTSIALYKRKTLLIDIDPQGNASTGIGLDKAKVKRCIYDVLINQAPAKEIVVETQIKNLDILPSTIQLAGAEIELVNYISRENKLKHAIKPIKDDYNYIIIDCPPSLGLLTLNSLTAADAVIIPIQCEYYALEGIGQLLNTINLVRENLNSSLEIEGILLTMYDSRTNLSRDVVKEVQKYFQGKIFTAVVPRNVRVSEAPSYGKPVVLYDVKSKGAIAYKKLAREVISNG
- the rsmG gene encoding 16S rRNA (guanine(527)-N(7))-methyltransferase RsmG translates to MDKEYKNILVHGAQKMGIKLNTEQIRKFSLYLKLLSQWNKKINLTSLKTPQEIIVKHFLDSLSCIKALNNYTNLENASIIDVGTGAGFPGLPVKIVSPSISLSLLEAKKKKIIFLNEIKQEINFQKVEVLTGRAETFGKHPDYRQKFDIVLSRALASLSTLSEYCLPLARVGGLFVAQKGRAYQEETNKALRAIQLLGGELIGVENLIIPFMDQERHLLIIKKIKDTPLEYPRKEGIPQKRPL
- the amaP gene encoding alkaline shock response membrane anchor protein AmaP — encoded protein: MSKDSFNNLVFVLFVAITVFISGIFLALFFRLFSLESFFFKTNYLIYSNFLNQIILGVIGVSLIVFAVYLIWQKAQIGKGNLSVVQKTSLGEIKISIGSIKYLVQKVVKGMSEITETKPEINIIKPGGIKMDLHLAVKQDINIPELSEKIQRKLKAYLLDTCGIEAKEIKIHVDKIFYEDQK
- a CDS encoding KH domain-containing protein, which translates into the protein MKNTNNSKLSFQRKAQTTLEKIVNLIIEDGEVQAIDHEEADTIVLGIKTSNPGVLIGRHGHTLDALQYIVNIIANKEIEESERRKIMVDIEGYKERREDIVSNYAREKAEIAKKNGKKVALCYMNAVERRIVHLVLQGEPLLSTYSEGTEPFRRVIIVPKENINNNNNQEEE
- the mnmE gene encoding tRNA uridine-5-carboxymethylaminomethyl(34) synthesis GTPase MnmE, with translation MKFWENDTIAAISTPMGESGIGIVRVSGPKTLEIAQEVFRDRNLNKTKVKNFLSHTVHYGFLIDPRNGEKVDEIILILMKKPQTYTREDTVEFNCHGGSLSLRKALETIISCGARIADPGEFTKRAFLNGRIDLSQAEAVIDLIQAKTERSLSSSLAQLGGSLNKKIKDMRKRLVRISTEIEAPMDFPDQDIEEKSPKKIEEDINCILKEINFLIETLAYGKILKEGINALIVGKANVGKSSLFNTLLKENRAIVTHLPGTTRDAIEEFINIQGIAFKIIDTAGLKPPENIIEKISIKKMMKYLKEAQLILVMFDASTPLSLEDKEIIKEINKENYKKNKVIVIENKIDLGEKIDQGNLLGLLDVKDSIKMSLKEKIGIEELEEKLFRTAMEGLVIPENGVVINNIRQANQLKMAKKALEQVLLGLKRKITYDFLTVDLKDALDSLGEITGDSVSDEMVSDIFSRFCIGK
- a CDS encoding ParB/RepB/Spo0J family partition protein encodes the protein MVKRGLGKGLEALIPKAEQKEKGFVVEIDLEDLTPNLFQPRKNFDQEKMEELKESLKKHGMIQPIVVRKTANGYEIVAGERRLKAAKEIGLKKIPAIIMNLNNEKSLEIALVENIQREDLNPIEQANAFKRLVDEFNLTQQELAEATGKSRTLVTNTIRLLKLNPEIQKNISEGKISFGHAKLLLSIEDEELQKAVCNRIIANGLSVRDAEHLVKNIEKAQKKPFKVKNITIERFPEVEGRLRDALGTKISILYDGRKGKINIEFYNKEDLRRITDLLLKER
- a CDS encoding Asp23/Gls24 family envelope stress response protein is translated as MPYMQAIKKNPQEQKLGNVTVSKEVVAVIAALETIKTKGVVGITSGYRGKLANILSRKDCAKGVEVGMKAGETTITIPIITAYEVGIFKVAEEVQHKVKNAVCSLTGLKVTKVDINIQGIKFKEKTEKPRKETQKKKEIKNKAQKE